Genomic DNA from Brienomyrus brachyistius isolate T26 chromosome 22, BBRACH_0.4, whole genome shotgun sequence:
TGTTGCGCCACATGTAGAGGTATGACCAGCTGTGCCTCTATCAATTTCCGATTCAGCCTGCAAAGGATTGTGGGTGCTTTTTATTATTAGGCCAGAGTAGTAAGGTCATGCTGCTCTGACTCCCAGAAGAGCTGCTGAGTAGGGGCAGGAATTGCCTGAAATGCTATCAGTGCAAAGGATTGTgggtgtttttcatttttatcagGCCAAAATCGTAAACCCCGTGACTGGGGAGGTAGTGCCGCTTGGAGAACCAGGAGAATTGCTGGTAAGGGGCTACTGCGTGATGTTGGAATACTACAATGATGATGCCAAAACGCAGGAGGTCATCGGGAAGGACCGCTGGTACAGGACCGGGTGAGTAAGGACAAGAAACTCTTGGGACAGCTGGAGCCTCGACCCAGAATCCCTCTGGGCAGAGCGTGACACAGCAAAGCACCTTTAAATTAACGCTGAGCTGTGTAGCAAGCCTGGTTACTTCATACTCCCGCCATGCGTCCCGCGCAACACAGGGACATCGCAAGCATGGACCAGTACGGGTACTGCCGCATCGAGGGCCGCATAAAGGACATGATCATCCGCGGTGGGGAGAACATCTACCCAGCTGAGATCGAGCAGTTTCTGCATAAACACCCCAAAGTGCACGAGGCACAGGTGAGATCTGTGACCTGGGGAGTGGGTTAGCATGTTCACATGGACGATGCTGGGAGCAGCCAATCCAGAAGCAGGTGAGAGAGGCACCGTCACATGGTTGATGATGTCactgatgtgggggggggggtaggtggtcGGGGTGAAGGATGAGAGGATGGGAGAAGAGGTGTGTGCATGCATCAAGCTGAAGGAAGGAGTGGACTGTACCCCAGAAGACATCAAAGCCTACTGCACGGGTCAGGTGAGAgagtacccacaatgcacctggcCTTCTATGAGGATTATTCATTATCACCTGATATGCTGGTGTGAAGTTCCATAAAAGGAGATATTTATTGGCTTGTACATTTTTGCCGTGTGAGAATACTATGCTTTTgtagcatgtaaatgtaaactgATTTACTGTTTTTTCTTCAGATTGCCCATTTTAAGATCCCCCGCTATATAGTGTTTGTGCAGGAATATCCAGTCACAGTCACGGGAAAGGTACGGCCATTTTACCCGAATAAATAAGTATCATAACGTTAATACGGATGCTTCCTTCAGGGATGCCCGGCCATTTTCAGCACAGCACAGGAGGACAAATGTGCCTCTGGTTCCTCTTTCAGATTCAGAAGAACAAACTGCGTGTGCAGATGGAGAAGAAGCTGGGGCTGTAAGCAGGGCGGTGAGTCTGAGAGAGGAGGAGCCACTTGCGCTCCCTGCAGCTCGGCGTTACGGCAGATAGGAAGCATGATCCCCGAAGCACGGCAGGCCTGCAAGCAGAGGGCCGTCCTCAGCCCTCatatcacagtactgtttgGGCACAGGAAATTACCTCTATAGCTGTGAAGCTTTTTATGTGAACACAGTAATGATTCTTGTATTTTATACTACACACACGTACCCATTGTTCATGTTACTGACTTCTGCGCCAGAAAACTTCAgaattgtttttaaaaattaatgaaTTCTTAAAAGCAGTATCATGTTTTGATCATGAAAACTAAGATGACCAGTAGCTTTTAAATGTCGTTCAAATTCACTCAGGTTCTAGTTTTTATGTTCCGTTGTCTCCCCCTGTGGTAGCCTGTGGTAATGCATCCTTCCTGTCTCATTCCCCAGTTGTGGAACCATGTATGTTACACCTTTATGTCCATAGTTGCTCTATACATCATGCCaaaggaaaaagaatgaaatgctTTTTTGACAGATTTTTGTTTTAGTTTTCAAACAAACATACCTCTTGGCTTAATACTGcctttgtattattattgtgtTGCATGAGAATAACtaataaaacacaattaatCAATTTAACAACTTTCAAAAACTACTCGGATTAGTCATTATCAAAATCTTGAAAGCAGGTAGACCTACAAAAATGAAAGATCACTGCTGTCAGAAAACATTCCAATAAAATCCAGGCTAAATTCCCTGCTTTTTAAATATCTTtattatcatattttaacaGCTTAAACAACCGATTCTACATAATACAAGATCTTAAACCATATACTTTACATTATAAACGCCTCTGAATGCATGCCATAGAGTATTTGACATAGACTTCTTGGTATTTACAAATGGCTTGGACAGAGTGACAATATTTACAAGCCGAATGGACGGCACTACATGGTATGAGAGCCATGTTAACATATTCATTCGGACTGAAATGTCGCTGCGTGACAGCATACGGGACTGAAATGCACCAGGAAATATTGCCAAACAATCCAGTTCAGGAGGAAAAAACAAGTATGTGGGATAGGTCAACATCTGCcttctgatttctcaaaaaacaaaattaacCCATATCTTCATGATCGTACACTGCTCGCAAAGTGCTTCTGGAATTATCTGGTTCTATGAACTATATGTGTAGCATTTGTGGCGCCATAATTCAAAACATAACTGAAATGTCAGTTTTCCTGTAACACAACTACAAATTCACAAAATTGTGAAATGCCTTGTAGCAAAGGCCTTTAGGATACACAGAACATGCACCAGATCCCTCATACTGTCCTGTCCATCAAACTCGGGATTTCGACAGCTGTTACTCCATGTTTAACATAAGGGGGGGAGGGTTGGGACAAAAGACAAGTGAGCCCCTCTGTGTGAATTAAGGAATGTGAAGAATGCAGGAACAAAACCCAAACAGGAAGCACCTGAAACTGAAACCAGCTGAACGAAAGAGGCACCTAACGCATGAGAAGCCAACAATTATACGATGAAGACGACCCCGCCGGCTCACTGCATACTGATGTGATCGCCGTCACTGCATGGAAACGAATTTCAGAAACCAAACTGTTACCGCCGTGTGGGCACGAGGAATCGCTCCATCACCACCGCCTGGTCCTACTTCATCACCCATAAGTACTGGTGTACAAGACCAGGAAGGGACCAGAAGATCAACAGCCGAAAACCGAACAAAAAAAAGGATCGTTTGGACCCTTGCCGGTTATGACACGTCATAGCCCTGTGCCGTCCTGACCTGTGCCCGCTGTGTTTTAGTTACTCCTCCTCGCTGACTGATCCAATAGCACTATGTGGAACACAACCACATGCCCGGTTACAAACTCTGGGGCCTATTCCTTTATATCAGACAGCCGGACGTGCAAAGTgcgcacaaacatacacacaaaaaaaatacactactCACTACATAcgctaatgggaaaaaaataaattaatttttaatacTGTAAAAAACAGCCATAAATAAGAAAGTGAGGCAATGTGGTCAAAGAGGATCTTTTTACAGGATTATGTTTTCAGTGGCTTTCTCGGAAATGAAGGATATCAGTGCAGACTGAAGTCCTCAAAGATACTGACAGGCTTTGCCAAGCATAGAGGCTTAGTGAGACGTGGGCTCGACCCAGGTGTGTACACAGGAAGGCCGTGACGAGCACTGCTAGTCCCCTCTGGTCTTTAAACACAGAAATACACACAAAcgtgggcacacacactcacacagccctCTCTCTCCCACCATCTCCTCTGGGGGTCAGACGCTGAGCGGCAGAAGCCCAGGTGGGGACGCTGTCCTCGGGGCAGAGGTGATGGCAGTCAGGGAGCCAGAGTCCAGCCCGTTCACCGTCCTGGATCAAAAGAGAGACTCTAAACACACCGAAGTCGGGCACCTCGAAAGACACCCATTGCAGGACCCTTAAAGGACCCCCGACTGGAATGGACTCACTCACGCTTTGTCGAAGTAGGTGGTGTGGAGCGAGTGGGAGAACTTGGTGGCATTGCTGTTGAACAGGCTGCCGTTGCCCGTGCTGTACGCCTTCCGCGCCGCTTGGTCCTTGGTGAAGTTCCTGTAAGCGGCCAGCTTGGACTCCAGGGCCTGTGGCACAGGAGGGCGTGGCTTGACTGCCATGTAGGAGGGCCCAGGAAGAAGGAGGCTCACCGAGACCCGGGGAATCGACCCCACCCTCTCCCCTATGGACACTTACCCCCACTTTTCTCAGGAGGTCACTGACGATATTGAGGGCGGAGATCCGTGCCGACGGTGTCAGTGGGGAGTTGCTAAAGCCGTTGGAGAGCGCTGGGGAACCAAGGGAGAATAAGGCGTAACTGAGGACGGGCCGGGTGACAAACAATACTGGGGACAGCCCTTAGTGCACGAGCGTAACCTGCTGACTGGATACAGCCAGAACGCGGATATAATCGTACAGATCACCAGAGGCGCATCAATGGCCAGAGACTCCAGGGTTTGTCATTACCGATAAGATAGTGGGGGCAGCAATTGGTCATGTGGTCTacattaaattgtattttggtTTGGACACGAAAATAGGGACATTTCTCTTCCGGTGTGAGAGGAAAATGGGTCACAGCATTTCGATTTTCCAATACGTGAGGATTACGTAAAATATAGGGCTGACAGCATCTCTAGAGGCGCATGTCCACCGCACCTGGTACCGTACTTATGGAACTTCAGGAAAGTACCTAAAAGAACACTACTTCAAGATGTTGGTTTTCCACCAACGCAATAACCAGCACCGAATGACATCACCAGGCAAGGCGGagaattttgtactgaattcgaaaGATGGCTGTAGTATATCAGAGTTGGATGACATGCAATATTAATTCCAATATCACGTTATGCACGTACAATTCTTACATCGATCGTCAGCTAGGTTAAGATCAGCCTCTTTCTTACTTTCAATTCTGTATATGAACATTAAAGCGCAGGGAGTTTAAGTTTTGCTAAAACATCTATACTCAGCCATAGAGAAAAACCTTAGCTAGCTATGCAATTTTTTCCAATTTAGTGGAAGCCCCTGGGATTCAGTCTGGGTAAACCCGTGCATTAAAAGGCCCCTGGATACCATGGCTACCTAGCAAGTGCCAAGTGTGTGAGTTTTACCATCATTCTGAGGACAAATTTCAGAAAATCTGTCCAAAAACATCATCAGTTTCTTCTGCTGGGTAGAAAGCTTTAATCACATTGCAATAGGAAACTGCAGTGGAGGTGATGTGGcgtaacagagagagagagagctgtaaACGGATGGAGAATCACCTTTAGAGCTGGTGAAGGCATTTTCGATGTTCTTGCCCACGGGCGTGGCTGGCAGGGACAGGGACGCCTGCACAGCGGAGTCCATCTTATCGATGTCCAGGGTGGGCGAGCTGGGCGCGGACATCCTAGTCACGTCTGTGTTCCTCTCCCGCACGGCAAGCTCCTGCCGCAGGTCTGTGGGAGGAGAGACACGTGGTCTCTGGTGACCCCTCCAGGGCACTAGGATATCTCCTCCAGCACACTGCAAACTCCCCACTGACCCAGTAAAGCTCTTGGCTCCCATCAACCACACATGTGCTTCCCCATATGCTCCACAAGTAGACACCTCCATGTCCTGTACCCACGCGTGCGAGATCTTTCTCTCTCTAATCTTCACGCATTAATGAAACCTGAGAAGATTCATTGCTGATCTCCAGATATTGTGGATTCTGGCGTGAGTGAACACCAGAGTCTGCACACTGCTGTGATCTCATTTCTGTGCTCTGGGTGTAGGCTGGAGAACGGATCTGGAGACTCATATTCACTTCACTGTATGAAGTGAAacatcctaaccctaatccaaaccctaaccataaccaaaaccctaatccaaaccctaacccaaaccctaacccaaaccctaacccaaaccctagcTCTACCCCTAATAAAACCCTAACCCATCCCTACTATGAGTAGTAACCTTAATTCTAGCTCTAACTATaacttcacactgcctttcacaGAATAAAATGAGGGGGGTTCTACTGCAGTTGGGGTTTAGAAAGCAGCAGAATCGAGCTGGTACCTCTGGCTTCATCCTTCAACCTCTGCACTGATACCAGGAGCGACTCCTTCTCGTCAAGCTCACTCTCCAGAAACGCGTTCCTCTCGATGGCCTGGTTCAGGCGCTGCTCAAAGTCTTCGAGGGACACAATCgttgccctggggggggggggggggggggggagagagaattACATTACAGCATGGTTTCTGCTCTCTAACTTCAACTCACTACCAGTCTAAAGTTAACATcctacattttaacatttatggtCAAAACCACAGTAAATATCTTGTCAGAATTATCCTAAAGAGGACAAAATAATGGCaaggcctccacagtcacctaTATGGAGTCACCTGATTTGGGATGAAATCAAAAGAAACATCAAGGCTAGACTGGCAATGAAGGCAatatttcaggtccccacaaaaatcTATGAACGcaagaaaacaactgaaaatGCCAATAGTCTCAGAAGgtttgggctgggtaggggttaaggtcgtcatgttgggattagagttttccccacagaaatgaatggagagtccccacaaagatatatttacaaacctgtgtgtgtgtgtggtccaggtataccttaccttgtggggaccaaatgtccccacaacatgataaatgcacattttttttttttttaccttttttataaaaatgaaaaaactaaaaatgtgtgtgtttgcaggcAAGCAGCCACACAGAGTCAATACCATCCAAAGTCACACCGGTCAAACACTAGACCGTACCCTCCAGGTAAGACTCaattcatgagttttggtatcACATGGTCGTACTGTACTCCAAGTTAAGAAGGATAAGCTATAAATAAAAAAGTTGAAAATATTCTCCATGGCCTTGACAGGTCGGATTTAGCCTGAGGTAGCAGACGGATAAGGCTGAAAAATCGTACGTCTGTCTTAAATCTACCCCGGAGGCTGACCCAGCTGTTTCGGCGGAGTCCGTCTGGGGCCGGCGGGGGCGTGCGCGGGGGGCGTGCGCGGGGGCGTGCGCGGGGACGTGCGCGGGGGGCGTGCGCGGGGGCGTGCGTGGGGGCGTGCGTGGGGACGTGCGCGGGGGGCGTGCGCGGGGGGCGTGCGTGGGGGCGTGCGTGGGGACGTGCGCGGGGGCGTGCGTGGGGGCGTGCGTGGGGACGTGCGCGGGGGCGTGCGTGGGGGCGTGCGTGGGGACGTGCGCGGGGGCGTGCGCGGGGGGCGTGCGCGGGGGCGTGCGCGGGGGGCGTGCGCTTACCTCTTGGCCCTCTCCAGGTCGTCGTTGGCCTGCTCCAGCTCCCGTACGTATTTATGGAGCTGCTCCTTGATGCCTCGAGTCTGGCCCAGGTCGTCTTCCAGCATGGAGATCTGCTTGTAGCTCTGGGCGTACTGCTGCTCCAGCTTCTCCtgagcgggggaggggggggggcaatcgcGTGAGACACTGTAaacctccccccacacacacaccaccaccTCAATCCCTGCACCGCAAGGCGGAAAAACCCACCTCCCCTCCCTTCATAGAAAACCAGAACCCATTAGGTCTCTACCTCTGCTTTACCGACGCTCATCTGCCCTACATGAGGAAACATCACGCATCCCGAAATCCCCTCTCCCTGCCCCGAATAAAGGCCTTCGATTGCCCCAAAGTCAATAAGTTAATGTGTCTGACTGAGCAGTCAGTAACTGCTATCTGCttgaataaatatataaagcaGGAGAAGCCATTTAGATGCCCTATAAAACTGCATGAAGGTCCTG
This window encodes:
- the LOC125717590 gene encoding nuclear distribution protein nudE-like 1-B; the protein is METETKPKFSSKDEEIDYWKSLSLKYKKSYQDAQEELLEFQEGSRELEAELEAQLGQAENRIRDLQTENQRLKGEVETLKEKLEQQYAQSYKQISMLEDDLGQTRGIKEQLHKYVRELEQANDDLERAKRATIVSLEDFEQRLNQAIERNAFLESELDEKESLLVSVQRLKDEARDLRQELAVRERNTDVTRMSAPSSPTLDIDKMDSAVQASLSLPATPVGKNIENAFTSSKALSNGFSNSPLTPSARISALNIVSDLLRKVGALESKLAAYRNFTKDQAARKAYSTGNGSLFNSNATKFSHSLHTTYFDKATVNGLDSGSLTAITSAPRTASPPGLLPLSV